Proteins encoded by one window of Cloeon dipterum chromosome 4, ieCloDipt1.1, whole genome shotgun sequence:
- the Ziz gene encoding dedicator of cytokinesis protein 11 isoform X3, translated as MSERKFAKALRKPGMAAHLRETMSQVVRETSSHVPAPEIVTPIEYEAFILKNKTLLQNDPQRELLLYPSDDVSQVILPRKFRTVLPPLPGCVVAGEDQLSKLAQSPLLARESLRSYNTNWNLVHYKYSSFGGTYHDLPKTPKPEELREEIYEIDADIDASDESSDRSVDITKQGILLKGPESGQERIFVNLASKTFKRRYCYLKKEVDGTYILEMQKPEKRGEPKSDFVMDFCTEVVKNPKRGRHAFELKFVGSSSGSSSKVVCFAAETEAEMNDWVAALSLIVAQNKQNEDKKSSERESISSPAAHAFSFGTLKGLENSMIPELVRYSRETDSSIATARQDNRRRLFAVCPHLPESVAKKESLEATVEPYREHFGLRLMVKCVGFSLKLHSHVGDDNVSQIEPYFLILAIFDARDNRKLTENIQFDVNTDEAKAMLAEAISDSEENGTKENGVEASYPPEWSSIPHKYLNNLRQAIVSVSNPHPEVYLVLRVEKVLQGAINQSTEPYIRPGRDCKIAQKAHKTAKICCQRLGKYRMPFAWAARPLFRHTSGQLDMSAQFSPLYRQEPNKLNDEELLKMLQDFKKPDKMSRLTTIPASINISVTFITDPPENSLTTSLVPIKPFNPSSEIMASTEVAEFENHLAVENPGRQPYSVPCHHLYVYPKQLCFEAQKIFAKARNLACVVELRDSDAEDAKAIKCIYQVPGNDLLADQFICPVLHHNRSPSWYSEVKLRLPVCLSQTHHLLFRFYHVTCDVTKKTSLGGSNSNTSVESSVGFAWLPLSTDGRIETGDKDLAIAASLPDGYLAVKPLGLGKGYSGPEVTWLDGHKSLFRVGLRLVSTLATTDGHLHNMFVQAEKLLEPKPVQLPPNELETSKVLKAGHAIHISTLLNFLPTILNLLFNLLAKCGNVGTVGIDTMRLLLHIVTQTKDAGRHDALVAYVKYVYGSSHSGDGGPPLHEQLAVHMPALLDSLAATEMHLALQLMSHSGFFLEILAKSMAQHLLATGRIKMLRNERFSADFTASLERMLDTLAPRVINHFKDHKEHAQELNTSIAVFLKRCLSLMDRGVVLGLIGRYSHRFNSSEHAMLSEYKYSFLGTVCCHEHFIPLNIPLAPPPLSPNNGQNWSAGQLNEDFCKQHFLAGLLLRELQHALNKEVYQVRRAAVRTLRDLMAKHELDSRYQNKGQLARIASLFLPWLEIAIDNRDRLPIVICRHRVGAKSTNVASSIADSNLGGSSSILSAASCPQNGLKDRANRNTLHFDSCGSPFFSGAHSRESVGFSAIAAQGVLVAGSTQSLESDDSTMSIDAASAASQETAIAKGPGSIGRNLMNNSPQPHLQHRDMLQASEAQDILLCYLFVVKHVGDQCLVAYWQHCSQTQLLGFFQLLHMSLMKFQYLGKRHQSGLASKLSLAAAPVTQSNGFRSRKANTLPARMEAPAFGTASESFVDQPNPISDTKSWKLGRTVSQHTLLEANMAAEVGLIVLDCVGLYCRQCRDSILAAEDSPITEKIFEIYLSFLQVGQCESILMHVFAALRAFVNNFSPVLFQGSAKICGLLCSELLRCCNSKLTKTRQEACAIVYLLMRSNFEFTGRQGLTRMHLQLVISVSRLLGNMDVLNNSRMQESLSMINNFASSDKAMKMTRFPKEVRQLTTRMRNVLMATAQMREHNHEPEVLNELQLNLADSYSCTPELRMTWLQALAENHTKANSYSEAALCHLHMAALQSEYLKQKGILSWGAEAFADISPNITEDEKNLKVDSGAAETQFTEASLTEQLTLCSDLLERAERYELQVPLYRLITPLYESRRDYNAMAAAFRHLAQSCTKASECATRGGRRLLGTYYRVSFYGQACFDENTQGVEYIYKEPKVTSLAELSERLTHQFASKFGHGAVKIVCDTDRAGSDRKEDGGWVLVTHVTPYWEPSELGSRLTLFERTHHNVRKFMFDTPFTRNGPAQGEPSDQWKRRTILTTSKSFPYLVRRLPVVDKSVMEMNPLIVALHEMKQRVADMEEVVYCNPPDAKRLQLLLQGSVCVQVNAGPMAYASAFLDPTKNAEYSEDDLEQLRDIFRDFVNVCSDALHLNAKLVSSEQHSYQEMLSETFQKMCQDLGALMSEPNLLEEDLMSKRQSCVLFSAISGLQNESSYT; from the exons ATGAGCGAGAGAAAATTCGCAAAAGCCCTGCGGAAGCCAGGCATGGCTGCCCATTTACGGGAAACAATGTCTCAGGTTGTGCGGGAAACTTCATCACAT GTCCCTGCACCTGAGATTGTGACACCGATTGAATATGAAGCCtttatattgaaaaacaaaactttacTTCAAAACGACCCGCAGAGAGAGCTTCTTTTATACCCATCAGACGATGTTTCG CAAGTTATACTGCCTCGCAAATTTCGAACGGTGCTGCCTCCTCTGCCAGGGTGTGTGGTTGCGGGAGAAGATCAACTTTCAAAACTGGCTCAAAGCCCTTTGCTAGCGAGGGAGTCTCTTCGGAGCTATAACACCAATTGGAACCTTGTTCACTACAAGTACAGCAGTTTTGGCGGAACTTATCATGATTTGCCAAA gacACCAAAACCTGAGGAGCTGAGAGAGGAAATTTACGAGATTGACGCCGATATTGATGCTAGTGATGAG TCTTCAGATAGATCTGTGGATATTACAAAGCAAGGAATTCTACTGAAGGGACCTGAGAGTGGCCAGGAAAGgatatttgttaatttggcCTCAAAAACGTTCAAAAGGCGTTACTGCTATTTAAA AAAAGAGGTAGATGGAACCTACATtcttgaaatgcaaaaacctGAAAAGAGAGGAGAACCAAAGAGTGATTTTGTAATGGACTTTTGCACAGAAGTAGTCAAG AACCCAAAGCGCGGGCGGCACGCCTTTGAACTCAAATTCGTGGGGAGCAGTTCTGGCAGTAGCTCCAAGGTTGTCTGTTTTGCTGCTGAAACTGAAGCCGAGATGAATGACTGGGTGGCTGCCTTGAGCTTAATAGTggcgcaaaataaacaaaacgaaGATAAAAAGTCCTCAGAGAGag AGTCTATATCTTCACCGGCTGCTCACGCCTTTTCATTTGGAACCTTGAAGGGCTTGGAAAACAGCATGATACCAGAGCTGGTCAGATACTCCCGCGAGACAGACTCTTCAATTGCAACAGCGAGGCAAGATAACCGCAGAAGGTTGTTTGCCGTCTGTCCGCATTTGCCAGAATCT GTAGCCAAAAAGGAGTCACTGGAGGCCACTGTCGAGCCATATAGGGAGCACTTTGGATTGAGACTTATGGTCAAGTGCGTGGGCTTTTCTCTCAAGCTTCACTCCCACGTTGGAGATGACAATGTTTCACAA ATTGAGCCATACTTTCTCATCTTGGCTATTTTTGACGCCAGAGATAATAGAAAGTTGACTGAAAACATTCAATTTGATGTCAACACAGATGAAGCCAAAGCAATGCTGGCGGAAGCCATTTCTGATAGTGAGGAAAATGGCACCAAAGAAAATGGGGTAGAGGCTTCCTACCCTCCAGAATGGAGTAGCATTCCTCACAAGTACTTGAACAACTTACGCCAG GCCATAGTGAGTGTCAGCAATCCTCACCCTGAGGTCTACCTAGTGTTGAGGGTGGAAAAGGTTCTTCAAGGAGCAATCAACCAAAGCACAGAGCCATACATCCGACCCGGAAGGGACTGCAAAATTGCTCAAAAAGCTCACAAAACTGCAAAGATCTGCTGCCAAAG GCTGGGAAAGTACCGCATGCCGTTTGCTTGGGCCGCTCGACCACTCTTCAGACATACTAGTGGCCAACTCGACATGTCTGCACAGTTTTCTCCTCTGTATAGACAGGAGCCCAATAAACTTAATGACGAGGAGCTTCTGAAGATGCTGCAAGACTTCAAAAA GCCTGATAAAATGAGCAGACTCACAACCATTCCTGCTTCCATCAACATCAGCGTCACCTTCATAACAGATCCACCTGAAA ATTCGTTGACTACATCCTTAGTGCCCATTAAGCCATTCAATCCCTCATCTGAAATCATGGCTTCTACGGAAGTTGCTGAGTTTGAGAACCATTTAGCCGTGGAGAATCCAGGCCGGCAGCCCTACTCAGTCCCCTGTCACCACCTTTATGTATACCCCAAGCAGTTGTGCTTTGAAGcgcagaaaatatttgccaaagCCAGAAATCTAGCTTGTGTGGTCGAGCTCCGTGACTCTGACGCTGAGGATGCAAAAGCCATAAAA TGCATATATCAAGTTCCGGGGAACGACCTATTAGCGGACCAATTCATTTGTCCCGTTCTGCACCACAACCGCTCACCCAGCTGGTATTCTGAGGTCAAACTCAGGCTGCCAGTGTGCTTGAGTCAGACGCACCACTTGCTCTTCCGCTTCTACCATGTCACCTGCGATGTGACTAAGAAGACGAGTCTAGGTGGAAGCAACTCGAATACAAGCGTTGAGTCAAGCGTTGGCTTTGCTTGGTTGCCACTGTCCACTGATGGAAG aattgaaaCTGGTGACAAGGACCTGGCAATTGCAGCGTCTCTTCCTGATGGTTACTTGGCTGTGAAGCCTCTTGGGCTGGGCAAGGGA TATTCCGGCCCAGAGGTTACTTGGTTAGATGGGCACAAGTCACTATTCAGAGTTGGTCTGCGCTTGGTTTCAACCCTTGCAACCACCGATGGACACCTGCACAACATGTTTGTGCAAGCGGAAAAGCTTTTGGAGCCTAAGCCTGTACAACTTCCTCCCAACGAACTAGAAACGTCTAAAGTTTTGAAg GCTGGGCATGCCATTCACATCTCGACACTCTTGAACTTCCTACCCACCATATTAAACTTGTTGTTCAATTTGCTGGCGAAATGCGGAAACGTTGGCACTGTGGGCATCGACACCATGCGCCTGCTGTTGCACATTGTGACTCAAACAAAGGATGCAGGCCGACACGACGCTCTCGTGGCTTATGTAAAA TATGTCTATGGGAGTTCTCACTCTGGAGACGGCGGCCCTCCTCTGCACGAACAGCTAGCAGTGCACATGCCTGCGCTGCTGGACTCTCTTGCTGCCACCGAAATGCATTTGGCACTACAGCTGATGAGCCATTCCGGCTTTTTTCTTGAGATCCTTGCCAAAAGCATGGCCCAGCACCTTCTGGCTACAGGGAGAATAaag ATGCTACGAAACGAGCGCTTTTCAGCCGACTTCACTGCCTCGCTAGAAAGAATGCTTGACACTCTAGCGCCTCGCGTGATAAACCACTTCAAAGACCACAAGGAACACGCACAAGAACTGAATACAAGCATTGCTGTATTTTTGAAG CGATGCTTAAGTCTGATGGACAGAGGCGTAGTTCTCGGCTTGATTGGGCGCTACAGTCACAGATTCAACTCTAGTGAGCACGCCATGCTGAGCGAATACAAATACTCATTCTTGGGCACCGTTTGCTGCCATGAGCACTTCATTCCATTGAATATTCCATTGGCGCCGCCGCCCCTATCACCCA ACAATGGCCAAAACTGGAGTGCTGGCCAGCTGAACGAAGACTTCTGCAAGCAGCATTTCTTAGCTGGTCTCTTGCTCCGAGAGCTTCAGCATGCCCTGAACAAGGAGGTGTATCAGGTGCGACGAGCAGCAGTGCGCACACTAAGGGACTTGATGGCAAAGCACGAGCTTGACTCGCGGTACCAGAACAAG ggTCAGCTAGCCCGGATTGCATCACTGTTCCTACCTTGGCTTGAAATTGCCATTGACAATAGAGACAGGCTGCCAATCGTAATATGCAGGCACAGGGTTGGCGCGAAATCAACAAATGTGGCCTCTAGCATAGCTGATAGCAACCTGGGAGGAAGTAGCAGCATCCTCTCTGCCGCCAGCTGTCCTCAAAATGGCTTAAAAGATAGAGCTAACCGCAACACTCTCCATTTTGATTCCTGTGGATCGCCATTCTTCTCTGGAGCACATTCAAGAGAGTCTGTTGGGTTTTCTGCCATCGCTGCTCAAG gtGTTTTGGTGGCTGGATCTACGCAAAGTTTGGAATCTGATGATTCAACCATGTCCATTGATGCCGCTTCTGCTGCTTCACAAGAGACGGCAATTGCAAAAGGACCAGGAAGCATTGGAAG GAATTTGATGAACAACTCTCCTCAGCCACATTTGCAACATCGTGACATGTTACAAGCTTCCGAGGCGCAGGATATTTTGCTCTGCTACCTGTTTGTGGTGAAGCATGTTGGGGATCAGTGTCTGGTAGCCTACTGGCAGCACTGCAGTCAGACCCAGCTTTTGGGATTCTTCCAGCTCCTGCA CATGAGCCTAATGAAGTTCCAATACTTGGGTAAAAGACACCAAAGTGGATTGGCCAGCAAATTGTCTTTGGCCGCCGCGCCAGTTACCCAAAGTAATGGCTTCAGAAGTAGAAAGGCAAACACTTTGCCGGCTCGCATGGAGGCTCCTGCTTTTGGAACCGCAAGCGAAAGCTTTGTTGACCAACCCAACCCAATCAGTGACACAAAGA GCTGGAAGTTAGGCAGGACTGTGTCACAGCACACGCTCCTTGAAGCAAACATGGCTGCAGAAGTAGGCTTAATCGTGCTTGACTGCGTTGGTCTGTACTGCAGACAGTGCCGAGATTCTATTTTGGCCGCAGAGGATTCGCCAATAACAGagaaaatctttgaaatttacCTCTCATTCTTGCAAGTTGGACAGTGCGAAAGCATCCTCATGCACGTTTTTGCTGCTCTGCGTGCCTTTGTGAACAATTTCTCACCAGTGCTATTTCAAG gaagtgcaaaaatttgtgGTCTCCTTTGCTCTGAGCTCTTACGTTGCTGCAATTCTAAATTAACAAAGACTAGACAAGAGGCCTGTGCAATCGTGTATCTTCTCATGCGAAGCAATTTTGAGTTTACTGGTCGGCAGGGATTGACGAGGATGCACCTTCAG TTGGTAATATCTGTCTCTCGCCTCCTTGGGAATATGGACGTGCTGAATAACTCGAGAATGCAGGAGAGCCTTTCCATGATCAACAATTTTGCCAGCAGTGACAAAGCGATGAAGATGACAA GGTTCCCTAAAGAAGTCAGACAGTTGACCACACGAATGAGGAATGTCTTGATGGCCACTGCACAAATGCGTGAACACAATCATGAACCTGAGGTCCTGAATGAGCTGCAGTTGAACTTGGCAGACTCGTATTCGTGCACGCCAGAGCTGCGAATGACGTGGCTGCAGGCGCTGGCAGAGAACCACACCAAGGCAAACTCGTACTCAGAAGCTGCTCTGTGTCACTTGCACATGGCTGCTCTGCAGTCAGAATATTTGAAACAGAAAGGAATCTTGAGCTGGGGTGCTGAAGCGTTTGCTGACATTTCGCCAAATATCACAGAAGATGAGAAGAACTTGAAAGTTGACTCTG GTGCTGCTGAGACGCAGTTCACAGAGGCTTCTCTGACGGAGCAGCTGACCCTCTGCTCAGACCTACTGGAGAGAGCAGAACGTTATGAGCTGCAGGTGCCGCTTTACAGGTTGATCACCCCGCTGTATGAATCAAGAAGGGACTACAATGCAATGGCTGCGGCCTTCAGACACTTGGCCCAGTCGTGCACCAAGGCGTCCGAGTGTGCTACCAGGGGAGGACGGCGTCTCCTTGGAACATACTATAGAGTTTCTTTCTACGGACAG gcaTGTTTTGATGAAAACACGCAAGGTGTGGAATACATTTACAAAGAACCAAAGGTGACATCCCTAGCTGAGTTATCTGAGCGGCTGACCCACCAGTTTGCGAGCAAGTTCGGCCATGGCGCTGTCAAAATTGTTTGTGACACGGACCGCGCGGGTAGCGACAGAAAGGAGGATGGAGGTTGGGTGCTAGTCACGCACGTCACCCCGTACTGGGAGCCCAGTGAACTTGGCTCCAGGCTGACCCTGTTTGAGAGGACCCACCACAACGTGCGAAAGTTCATGTTCGACACTCCCTTCACCAGAAACGGACCTGCGCAAGGAGAGCCTTCGGATCAATGGAAGAGAAGAACGATTCTAACAA CTTCCAAATCGTTTCCTTACCTGGTCCGCCGCTTGCCAGTGGTTGACAAAAGCGTCATGGAGATGAACCCGCTGATTGTGGCGCTGCACGAAATGAAGCAACGCGTGGCTGACATGGAGGAAGTTGTTTACTGTAACCCACCGGACGCTAAAAGATTGCAACTTTTGTTGCAG GGAAGTGTTTGTGTACAAGTCAATGCAGGTCCTATGGCCTATGCCTCTGCATTCCTCGACCCAACAAAGAACGCAGAGTATTCTGAAGATGATTTGGAACAGCTTAGGGACATTTTCAG agaCTTTGTCAATGTCTGCTCAGATGCTCTGCACCTAAACGCTAAACTAGTCTCAAGCGAACAGCATAGCTACCAGGAGATGCTCTCGGAAACTTTCCAGAAGATGTGCCAGGATCTTGGCGCCCTGATGAGTGAGCCCAACCTTTTGGAAGAGGACCTCATGAGCAAACGACAGAGCTGCGTCCTCTTCAGCGCCATCAGCGGCCTGCAAAACGAATCTAGTTACACGTAA